The window tcgtgatggagcccaacacactactaggcaagcctgaccaactaacaacctcgacccatttcttatacaattcattattagcTAACACAGTTAAATTGCCAATTTATCATAATAAAAGTTTAGGATAACGAGTAAAATATGCGAAAATTCAGATGATAATACCAATACATAATCTatacagatctggtgtcacaagtctcgagcctctagCACAAGTTTAACAGCCTAATACATAATCAGTTTAGGAAATGCGGATAAAacgaaaggatagaagggagagatccgGGCTGCGGacaccgtgcagctacctcgatgctcccaGATATGAACTGATCGACTGAAtatcctcactcagcctctggaacacctggatctgcacgcaaggtgcagggagtaatgtgagtactccgacccagtgagtaagaaacataaataatgactgagagtAAGAAATCACGGAATcacagagtaatctataatgcggcagtttaaacaagtaatataaaagcaataaaccaatggaaaTGAAATATGGAGATGCTACAATAAATAACcagttaagtgacagacatataacgaaaatcaacacatagaacggtaccctatagtacTCGAttcggcgtgcagcctgatccgtatatttatcgtcgacggcgctcactgggatatgcagactccggaagggtccccatacagcccaagcacaatatcaagccatctcgtggaatcaactaggccctcggcctcatatcaatatcaatataatactgttgcggcgcgcagcctgatcccatagtatcctcacatctggcccttggccatactcagtccaaaaatcatataAGCCTCTCGAGCatttagtaaaacagtagttctcagcccaaaaatattatttaatatatctTCTTAGTTTCAAAAatcgagtaaaagtggctgagttgtaaaacagtggaaaacggtacgactgagttcaagtagtaagtctaaacagtgaggaaatagtgttaaaactccccggagggttcaaatagttggcacgaagcccaaatatagcaATCAATCCAAATAATGAggataacaaataagctttaatTAAATACGTGGTAAAAGCGTCactcaggacggaccaagtcacaatcccaaatagtaaacgaccccacactcattatcaagcgcgtgtctcacctcaatatagcactacaatgtgcaaatccgcggtttcaaaccctcaggacatcatttatattcattactcacctcgaaccggctaaagcTCTAGCTCACTAttcccttgcctctcaaatcggcctcctcgcgcgtcgaatctgagcaaaaccagaacgaatacgtcacaatatgctaagggaacaaagcccaagcgaaaacaattgaaaaatgtcaaaaatctcgaaattggcaaaacccgagccccgagcccacttctcgaaactcagaaattttcacatcattagattccttatctccccacgagttcatacatatcaaaaacaccagaatcggagttcaattgacccctcaaatctttaatttaagctctcttaaactcaagccctaaacttCCATTTTTAGTCCATTAAATTTCAATCCTAATTCATGAAATGCCACCAAAGAagtgtgttttaagtccaaaatctttACCTtatcgaagttcccttgaaatatctcttcaaaatcgcccaaaaactctAAGTCTgaagttaaaaatggttaaaccctttaAAAATCATGAAGAAGAgacatatatacattctgcccaggggttttctCATATGCGACCCCTTTACCGCACCTGAGGTACCGTATTTGTGGTCCAAccaactgcttctgcggtttctcattaaaattccaaaagtcgcttctgcgactgGACTTCCGCATCTAcagcttcgcagatgcggccacctCGACCGCTTCTACGAAAACTGCTCCCCAGCCCAAACTTCGCATCTGTGGCTTTTCCCCTCGCACGTGCAGCACCGTACCTGAAGTTCCCAAGCCACAGGtgtgaaaacaccagaagcagcacaCTTTTTGCAATCATTCAAGTTCaaatcttcccgttaaccatccaaaatcacaccgagtcccccgggacctcaaccaaaaacacaaacatgacccaataccttgttcaaacttgttccaatcatcaaaacacctcaaacaacaccaaatctactaaatcacatcgaattcaaatctaattttctaaaatcttccgaaatacgttttcgatcaaaaacccaaccaaaacacgtccgaatgacctgaaattttgcacacacattccaaatgacataacgaagctactgtaactctcggaattccattccgaccctcggatcaaaatctcacctaccaaccgggaattgccaaaatactaacttcgccaattcaagcctaattctacaccggacctccaaaatcaattccgatcacactcctaagtcatataTCACATCCCAAAGCAAaccaaaccatcgaaactcatatccgagccctctaactcataagtcaatatccgattgacttttccaacttaagccttcttaaaagagactaagtgtctcatttcttaccaaaatcacaccaaacgcaaaccaatcaactcaaccacataaaacacggataatgaagcataaagaagtagaaatggggaaaacggagcggtaactcatgagacaactggccgggtcatcacacagTGGCAAAGATCACCACACCAAACTGGATCGTACGTGTTGTTATTTGttatataattcatatatactTTAGATTTATTGTTTAATTGACTCCATATCTTACATTTTTCTTAGGACTGATTGTGGTGCATTCCTAATCAAGTATGTGGAGTTGTTGATGATGGGAAAGGATGTGAAGAAATTCCAACCTGAAGACATAAAAGACTTTAGAAAAGAACTTGCAACAAATCTTTGGGCACATAGAGAGTGGAAAAGAAATTCTGGTTATGATACACCACCAGGAAATGTTGGCGACGACTATGATAGTGAAAATAAAACTTGATGTCCGAAAGAGCTGTAGTTTAGTTGTAAAGAAAGTTAGTTGTGGTTGATTTTTTGTATAAAATTGCTGTAAAGAATCCATATGAATTCTGAAATATCTTGTAAATTCCTCAAAAggaacttttattttgtttgcaTAGCATAATTGTTTGTCACAACTATGCAAAATTACAATTTCAGAAGTAATGTGAAGGCACCATGTtattaatttctttgtttctgtCAAGTATTGATTTGTCCATTGAGCTTGTAAGTAttagttcaggaccaagtgtaattgaacttcaggaccaagtatccttaacttttgaacttgaaactcaaacttcagggccaagtgtccttaacttttgaacttgaaattctaagttcaggaccatgtgtcctcaacttttgaaattgaatccttaacttttgaacttggaactcaaacttcaggaccaagtgtccttattTTTTGTACTTggaactgtaagttaaggaccagtgtccttaacttttcaacttgtaagtcaaagttaagtactgcatgtccttaacttttgaaatttgtactcaaagttaaggactgtatgTCCTTGTCTTTTGAATTTGTAAGTCAAAGTTAAGGAAtgtttgtccttaacttttgaaattTGAACTCAAACTTAAGGATTGTGTGTCCTTTACTTTTGAACTTtgactcaaagttaaggactgcatgtccttcacttttgaactttaaactcaaacttaaggactgcatgtccttaacttttgaacctgtaagtcaaacttaaggactgtatgtccttaacttttgaattttgaactcaaaagaaacaaaaagaacgTAATTAGaaagaaattttgaaaatttagacATCTGCTCAAATAAGAATAATCTAAATGAATCCATTTTATAGCAAAAACTTAAAAGAGTCGATAAACATAAGTGGATATATCTACTATTCTCTATGCTTTCTTGAAAATAGATGGACTGCAGGAGAATATATACAAGTTGTTCTATTATGACCAATTCTTCTGCAGCAACCAcatttgaatgttatttttgatgactcGGTAGCTGGAATATGCCTTTTCTTCTGCCTTCTACCTGGTGGCACTTTGAAATCTGGAGGTTTAGCAATTTGTGACTTAACACTCTCTGGTACAATCCAAGAATCAGTATGTCCTACAAGATGTATTCGCCTTTCATATATTTTCAGCCAAGATTCCTTTAAGTACCAGTGCGAGCAAAAGTTGGACTTCTTGATGTTTCTCTTCTCGATAACTACAATTGCATGTATGCATGGTAATTCATCAAATTGAAACTGAAAacaatcacatgttcttttgtttaagtccaccaagaatgttattccttcttcttcaactctagaatgccatgaatcaacagggaagaccttcaatgttaaaaaattataagttagcacattatgttaaattatattaaaataataacCTAAACATAGTACATAATACTTACATTCAAAGTAAATGCTAAAtctatctttttcttcaattcctcctctacccaacaagaaacatcataaaaagttctttatgcttcatttcttctttcataaaacCAACGTTGTAGCTTCACTTGAATGAAATCCATCATTCTTAATATAGGCAGCTCCCGTGCTTCTAATAGGACAGAATTCATTGACTCAACTATGTTTGTTATGAGCATGTCATATCTTCGTTGTGGACTACAAGAACGTGCCCACCTTTCTGGTGGTTCTTCCATCAAGTAGTCATAAGTCTTCTTATCTACTTTTGCTATATCTGACATGTAAAGATCAAATTCTTTGCGCCTGTATACTCTTGCAGCACTTTGAAAAAGTTTTATGACCTTACTTTTCACTTTCCTTCGCTTTAGGTTGTgctccaaatgatagatacaaatCCCATGGTGGCTTTCAGGATATACTTTTGCGATGGCATATGCAATAGCTTGATGCCTAtctgataaaaaaattaaattctcacGGCTCCAAATTGCATTGCGAAGCTCACTAAAGTACCACTCATAGGAATTGTTATTTTCAGATTCTGCTATTCCAAAGGCTAGTGGGAAAATTTGGTTATTTACATCCTTTGAAActgaaatcattaaaacaccacGAAATTTTGACTTCAAAAAAGTTGCATCAATAGAAATCACTAGTCTACAATGATTCCAACCAGATATTGATGATCCATATGCATAAACATATAAAAAAACCTGAAAATACAGTATAAAATAAGGTTAACAGAAGTTAAGGACAGGCAATCCTTGACTTAGACTAACAaggtcaaaagttaaggataggtAGTCCTGAACCTTAGGTTACAAggccaaaagttaaggacaagtagtcctgAAGTTAGATTAACAaggtcaaaagttaaggacacgcagtccttaacttagagttacaagttataaagttaaggacatgcagtccttaacttagagttacaagttataaagttaaggacatgtagtccttaactttgagttcaaagttTAAAAGTTAAGTACATGAAGTCcttaacttagactaacaagGTCAAAAGTTAAGGTCACCATGTCCTTAATTTTATCACTTgcaactctaagttaaggaccaagtgtccttaactttttgaCTGCACacataaaagttaaggacatgcagtccttaactttttaactggTTAAAGACAGTATGTCCTAAAGTTTATAAAATAGACTAATaaattcttttttgattttttacctGTTGTTGTCATATATCTTTATGTTAGTATATGTTCCCGGGTTTTTACTTCTCATCATATACAAGTATGAAGACAATAATTCATAATTCTCTTCAGGAGTTCCTCTTATTAAAGTGTAAGCACATTGAATAGCACGCCACACCTTGTGATACCTAATGTTTAGTCCATGCAATTTTTGCATTTCTGCCATGACAAAAGCTGGTGTAACTTCAAACCTTGGGTCTCAAAGATTGTCGATAATGTAACCACTAATCAACTTTAAAGTTGCATGCCTTTGATCAGCTTTCATAGTATTAACAGAgcagtcatgatttttctcaaTCTTTACTATCTTAAACAGTGTTGAATCTTTAATTCTGAAAGCACGCACACACCACCCACACCTATTATCATTGCATTTCAATGAATATCTTGTTGAGCTTGATCTAACAACCTTGAATTCAAAATATCCTTTAATTGCTATATTCGAAAATCAGTTAATTATACTcttctttttgtcaaatattaatcccacttttatttcatccaacgaagcattttctcttaatatcgtagttggggattctttttttttcaaatttgacCTTCGTCTAGTTAGTTGAGTAGAGGTTTTTTCAGCAACTTCTTCGATTACCAGTGCACTCTCTAAGACTTGAATACCCAAAGCTTGTTCGTTGTCAATCTCTATAATGCTttgtccttctacttgaatagaaTCAAATGTTTGAAACACCTCTTCAGCTATTGGTTGAGCTTCAACCATATCTATTTCCATTATCTATTggcatttgttttgattgtcatttGAGTTTCTCTGTTGACATGTTCAAAGGTGCTTGTTGATCCAAAAACTCTTTCCGAAATATCAACAATGAAACGACGGCCCTTGAAGAGTGAATGACTTTTTAGAAAATCTATACATGTGTGAAGATCTAAATCTTTCCCTTGCTTATTCCAaggttgatatcaaaccatatcacTGCTTCAAACTTGTCTCTATCCAATTCAATAACTTCAAAGATCTGTTTAATGAAATCTTCAAACTTAATTGCCTCAGGTAGTAGAACAAGCTTTGTTTGATGATCGAGATACTTGTAGTCTTCAGTCCATCTACCATTAAAATCAACTAGAATGTATATTGTTTCCATCCTGCAAGTCAAGAGAATGGGAAACTCAAAACATATTTTAACTTGGAATTGTAAGTTaaggaccaaatgtccttaacttttgaacttgtaactctaaattaaggaccaagtgtccttaacttttgaacatggaattcaaagttaaggaccaagtttc of the Nicotiana tabacum cultivar K326 chromosome 7, ASM71507v2, whole genome shotgun sequence genome contains:
- the LOC107760923 gene encoding protein FAR1-RELATED SEQUENCE 4-like; protein product: MEIDMVEAQPIAEEVFQTFDSIQVEGQSIIEIDNEQALGIQVLESALVFLYVYAYGSSISGWNHCRLVISIDATFLKSKFRGVLMISVSKDVNNQIFPLAFGIAESENNNSYEWYFSELRNAIWSRENLIFLSDRHQAIAYAIAKVYPESHHGICIYHLEHNLKRRKVKSKVIKLFQSAARVYRRKEFDLYMSDIAKVDKKTYDYLMEEPPERWARSCSPQRRYDMLITNIVESMNSVLLEARELPILRMMDFIQVKLQRWFYERRNEA